CATGGCATATTGATACTAATCCTGGAAAAGTTTCATAAAGTGTGCTTGAATGCTCTTGATACCGCATGGCAAGGATGTTGAatatactttaaattttttaaacaTTGGTTTGTGTTGGccttttccaataaaaatcctaTTATGAGCTCTTAGAAATATCGGCTCTTCTTATAGGTTAAGGAGCTTAGGGCTTCCCTGGGGCCACTATCAGGGCGCAGCTCGCAGTACTGCACTGATGCATGTTTAAGGAGGTATTTGGAAGCACGGAACTGGAATGTAGATAAATCGAGGAAGATGTTGGAGGAGACACTTAAATGGAGGTCATCTTTTAAACCTGAAGAAATCCGCTGGGTAAGGGAACAATATATTTGCCCTAGTGGTTGTCTTTTATTGTTAAATAACATGTCCTTTTAACCAGAGTTAGCATGAAAAATCTAGGTCGGAAATCACATTAATTTTCTTTATATCAGTGGTGTGGGATCATACCTCGACTAATCCACCGGGTAACCTGTCCAGTCCACAAACATAGGTTACCAAAGTAATCCTGCTCATCAAGGCTAGAGCAGATGGGCTCACACCTAGTATTGTAGCTGGAAAATGAACATGTAGGATTCGCCGAAATCACATTAATAACCAAGACTAGTTTGAATGATGAAAAAAAACGTACGAGTCTCTTGTAGTGAATTGTGTGAATAttttaaaggagatgatgaaacTGCATTGACCACTTGACTTAATTTAATGTGTGAAATACTTGGATTAGTGTAATTGTTGTATATTTGTTTCTATTGACAAACAATTCCTTTGTCTTAACCATAAGTCTTGTTGGAAGTAGATGATTATCGATATATCTACCATTCAATGCTCTGCGAATTTCATATTTAGGCCTCCGCAGATAAGATTTCCTTTCAGTATTATATGAGTTTACAATTGCTTCTGCTGACCATGAAATGGTGTTGCATTGTCAGCATGAAGTAGCAATAGAAGGTGAGACTGGGAAGGTGTATAAAGCAAATTTTCATGACCGCTACGGCAGGACAGTCCTTATATTGCGACCTGGAATGCAGGTAATGTAAAAGCAAGTTGATGTGTTCAAAATCTTTCTCTTTGTTATTTTTAGTTTCTTCTCCATTTAGTGAAATATTAAGTATGTTTCCCATATATGCAGAACACATCAGCACTGGACAACCAAATGAAGCATTTGGTATATCTGATAGAGAATGCTATTCTTAATCTGCCAGAAGGTCAAGAACAGATGGCCTGGTTAATTGACTTCACGGGATGGTCTATAACCAATAATGTTCCCATAAAATCTGCTCGCGAGACAATCAATATTTTGCAAAACCACTACCCTGAGAGACTCGCTGTAGCATTTCTGTATAACCCACCGCGAATTTTTGAAGCATTTTGGATGGTATACTCTAGATCCCCTTTGTCTTTTGTCCCTGCTTGTTGATCAAACCTAGCTAATTGTAGTGTTAACTAATTCAAAGACAACAGAACTTATTATAGGTACCAAATTACCAATGTTACACCATCATTTTCAGATCTTTTTTCTTTGAACAAACATTTCCTACTATACAACATTGGTTGGGTAAAAGTAAACCTTAAAACAAAAAGATTAGTACTTCCTTTCAGAAGTAGACGTGGCTGGTTAATGCCTTTGGTAAAACTGGCTCTGGAGTGGATCTGTAAACTTTGGAACCTTTGACAGGGTATATGTGCTATCTATCATAGTGATATCATGTACTCGAATTTGCTTTCTTTACCATGTCCTTGAAAATTGTCTCCTCTCGTACTATTTATGCAATTTAGTTGCAATTCATAATTTACAGCTCCTTTTCCAACCTGTTGAGCTCATTTATATTGTTCAAGCATCAGCCTCTCTATCTTTATAAGGTAGGgaaaaggtctgcgtacacactcctcctcagaccccatttataggattacactgggtttgttgtaaGCATCAGCCACCCCCTTATTTTTATCCTTTCCATTGATTAACGCCATTTTCTTACTTTCCAGATTGTCAAATACTTTATGGATCCCAAAACATTTCAGAAGGTCAAGTTTGTCTATCCAAAGAACAAGGATAGCGTGGAACTGATGAAGTCATTCTTCGATGTGGATAATCTTCCTACTGAGTTCGGAGGATCAGCGACTTTGAATTATGATCACGAGGAGTTTTCAAGGAAAATGGCTCAAGATGATGTGAAAGCtgccaaattttggggttttgacaAACACCACTCTGGTGCTAATGGTTACTCTGCGGCAGAGGTTGCTCCAGAGCCTGAATCTATTGCCCCTCCAGCCATAGCTTAGATGCTTGATCCACTGACCAGTTCAGTCTTATATTGCCTAactgagtttaaataaataaTGAGAGGAATGTAAGATCTTGCCCTCCCCTTCAGCATATTATCAGGGACTAGAACACTTCCTAAGGTTATTTTCTTGATTTAACTCATGGCAGCTGAAAACCTTGGTACCTTATTTATAGGTTGTATTATGCTCTATTTAGAGTCAAAGAGCTGCAAGCTTAAGGTTTCATCTTCCCCTCTTTCACCTTTTACTTAATCTTTCCTATTTTGCTTTTCCGTTTTCATGATTAATATCAACAGCCTCGAGAGAGCCAGTACTGTCTACCGCAAAATACTACAATCAGTCAATTATTCCCTTTGTTCCCATTTAGTTGCCTGCTGAAGATGAAGAGGAAGTTTTAGCAGAATTTGAGAATCTAAAATAAAAGGTCTGTCTTTTTATGGTGCAGGCACTTGTTGCTAAAACttagttcctttttttttttggagatttttttttgttttgttttacttTAGCCGGGGGTCCATCGGAAATAGCTTCTCTAccggtaggggtaaggtttgttGTTGTTCCCATTTAGTTGTCAGGATAATTTTTACATGTCCTtcgaaaaaatattaaatttgatTAATCCACACTTACTAATTCTTTGACCACATTAATCTATTTTCTATTAGTAAGTTAATTACTTATTTACAGAGAAACTAATTAGGTCTTTCTTGATTTTCTAAAATGGCAAGTATCTGGAAACAATTAGTTTTAGCAAATTTGACAACAAAACGGAACAGGAGGCGTAATCAATTAGTACATATTAATTTGATTACGTCTCAATTACAAACTAATTGAAATAAAACACTTATCTGTTTCATGAGCACAATTGGAAAAATGAAACTGTTGTCCCGAGCTCAATCTCCCAACTATAATAACTAGAGGAGGTAAAGCCTGTGCGCACAGCCCAATATTGAAAATCTAAAATTGTTTTGAGGTGTTCGAACATTTTTAAATAATCTTTTCAAGTATTTAAgggaaaatttataaaatatttaaatatttaacTGATTAAAATATGTATATTGGCCGaagaataaataaatataatatatattgcaTGGATTAGTAATAGAAATTGTTCCAAGTGCATACAAGCACTGAACTTCACGAACAAAAGTGTAGATGGCATCCATAATTAAAGAAACTAAGCAATCATTATTTGATTGTATTCACCAATAACTTCAAATAGCTTCTGAATTTTAAAATGCCTAATATCCAATTTAATATACATAAAGTAAGATATGTAAGGTTCCAAAATAGGTTGTGCATTGATCAATTTTTCATGTATCAATTATTATTAGCATGTTAATAAATTAACAAAAAACTGTCCCAATTTAGTTAATCCTTATGAATAACCAAGGAGCTTGAATTTTTCTTCGTTGGACATTTGATTATTTTTAACGGAAGAAAAAATAATCATAAAATGCAAATGATA
This region of Nicotiana tomentosiformis chromosome 4, ASM39032v3, whole genome shotgun sequence genomic DNA includes:
- the LOC104090684 gene encoding uncharacterized protein; the protein is MFRRKNHSNIEQEGEEKQHKVKELRASLGPLSGRSSQYCTDACLRRYLEARNWNVDKSRKMLEETLKWRSSFKPEEIRWHEVAIEGETGKVYKANFHDRYGRTVLILRPGMQNTSALDNQMKHLVYLIENAILNLPEGQEQMAWLIDFTGWSITNNVPIKSARETINILQNHYPERLAVAFLYNPPRIFEAFWMIVKYFMDPKTFQKVKFVYPKNKDSVELMKSFFDVDNLPTEFGGSATLNYDHEEFSRKMAQDDVKAAKFWGFDKHHSGANGYSAAEVAPEPESIAPPAIA